From the genome of Desulfovibrio sp. JY:
CGTTGACGGCCCTGGCCCCCTGGCTGCCGCCAAGGACCAGCAGATGCCGCTCCCCCCCTTCCCGACGGGCTGCCTCGCCTGCCGCGATGCCGCCCCGGATGGGGTTGCCAAGCAGTTTCGTCTTTTGCGGCGGAAACACCCGCGCCTCATCCGGATAGGTGATGCAGACCGCGTCCACGAAGCGGCCGAGAATCTTGTTGGTCACGCCCGGGACACTGTTTTGCTCGTGGATGACCGTGGGCAGGCCGAGCAGTTTGGCCGCCGCCACGGGCACGAATCCGGCGTAGCCGCCAAAGCCCGCCACCACGTCCGGCCGCCACTGGCGCAGCACCCGTATGGCCATGCCAAAGGCCCTGGCCATCCACACCGGCGCGGCCAGGGCGCGAAGCCCCCGGCCGAAAACACCCTTGGCCGGCAGCCCGACAAAGGACAGCCCGGCCTGGGTGGCCAGCCGCCCTTCCGGGCCGGCCCCGCCGACAAAAAGGATGCCGACGTCCGGCCGTGCGGCCTGCAAGGCCTCGGCCACGGCCAGGGCCGGGAAAATATGGCCCCCGGTGCCGCCGGTGGTCAGCACGATGCGCGTCATGTCCTGGAGCTCCGGGAAAGGTTGAGCAGGATGCCGACGCAAATGAAGCAGGACAGCAGGTTGCTGCCGCCGTAGCTCAAAAAGGGCATGGCCACGCCCTTGGGCGGCACGCAGCCAAGCACCACGGCCAGGTTGAGGACAAACCCGAGCGCCAGCACCAGGGTCATGCCGTAGGCCGTAAAGCGGTCGCGCAGGTCGTCCTGGGCCAGGGCCACCCTGAAGGCGCGCCAGAGCAGGATGCCGATGCAGATAAACACGATGGAGATGCCGATGAAGCCGAGCTCCTCGCCGAGCACGGCCATGATGAAGTCGTTGTGGGCTTCGGGCAGGTAGAAGAGCTTCTGTTTGCCGGCCCCGAAACCAACGCCCGTGATGCCGCCCGAACCGAAGGCGTAGAAGGACTGCACGAGCTGATAGCCCACGTTTTGCGGGTCCTTGAAGGGATCGAGAAAGGCGAACCAGCGTTTGAAGCGGTAGGGCGAGGAGGCGATGAGCAGCCCCATGGCCCCGACGCCGAAGAGCATGGACACGGCGAGGTAGGTCAGGCGCGTGCCGCCGACCAGGCTCATGAGGAAAAAGAGCATGCCCAGAAAGACCGCGCCGCCGAAATCGGGCTGGAGCAGCAGGATGAGCCCGAGAAAGCCGGTGACGATGACCGGCGGGATGAACCCGACCGAAAACGAGCGCACCATCTGCTGCTTCTGGCTGAAAAAATAGGCCAGGTACATGACCAGCACCACCTTGGCCAGCTCCATGGGCTGCAAGGTGGCCGGCCCCAGATGCATCCAGCGGCGCGCGCCGCCGGCCCGGACCGAAAAAGGCGGCACCAGCGTCAGGATGAGCAGAAAGATGATGGCGAAAAGCCACAGATAGACCGGGCCGTGGAGCACCTTGCGCGGCATGTAGGCGCAGATGCACATGAGCCCGAAGCTGACCAGGGCGAAAAGCGCCTGACGCTGGAAAAAGAAGTAGCGGTTGCCGTTTAGGCGCTCGGCCATAACCCCGCTGGAGGAAAAGACCATGACCAGCCCAAGGCCCGCGAGCATGAGCGTCGCGCCCAGGAGCCACAAATCGAAGGCCCCGGTTTTGGCGTTTTCGGCCGTCGCCACGCGCAGTCTGCTCATGGCTTCTCCTTCGCCGCAGCAGGCGTCATGGGCAGTCCGGCGAAAATGTCCTGGAAATCCCGGCCCCGGGCCTTGTAGCCGTCGTAGAGGTCGAAGCTCGCCGTGGCCGGAGACAGCAGCACCACGTCGCCGTCCCTGGCCTCGGCGTAAAGACGCCTGACGGCCGGCCCGAGGGTGGGCTCATGAAAAAGCGGCACCTGCCCGGCCCAGGCGGCCTCGAACACCTCGCGCCCGGCCCCGAAAAGCCCGACAGCCGCGACGCGTTCTTTCAGCAGCGGCAAAAGCGCCGCCAGATCGCCGCCCTTGAACACGCCGCCGCACAGCAGCCGCACCGGCCGGTCGAAGCTTCTAAGCGCCGCCTCCATGGCCGCCACGGTGGTGGCCTTGGAGTCGTCCACGAAAAGCACCCCGCCCTTCTCGCCGATAATCTGCAACCGGTGCGGGGCCGGAGCGAAGCGCTCGAAAGCGACTTTCGCCGTCTCCTCGGTCACGCCGAAGGGCTGGGTCGCCAGAAAGGCGGCTTCCATGTTCTGCTGGTTGTGCGCGCCGGCAAGCCTTGGGCAGGCGAAGCGGCCGGTGGGTTCGAACCAGGTGACGTCGGCCCTGGTAAAGGAACGGCCGGCCAGGGTCTCGCGCATGTCCCGCGGCAGGATGGCCGTATCGCCCGGGCGCTGGGCGGCGAAAATATTGAGCTTGGCCGAGAGGTATTCTTCCAGGTCGGCGTGCCAGTCCAAGTGGTTGGGCGAGAAGTTGAGCAGCACCGCCACCTTGGGGCGGAAGGATTTGACGAGCTGGAGCTGGAAGCTCGAAACCTCGAGCACCACCACGTCGGCCGGATCGCCGGCCAGCACGTATTCGGACAGCGGCGTGCCGATGTTGCCGCCGGTAAAGACCTTGCGCCCGGCCGCCTCGAGCAGGTGGCTTACGAGCATGACGGTGGTGGTCTTGCCGTTGGAGCCGGTGACGGCGACGATGGGCTCGGTCACGAACCAGGAGGCCAGCTCCAGTTCGGAGAGCACCTGGGCGCCCGGACAGGCGGCCAGGCAGTCGGCCAGCCCCGCCGCCCGGATGCCGGGCGAGAGCACGACCATGTCCGCGCCGGCGAAATCGGCCGGCCCATGCTCCCCGACGCGCAGGTCGTAGCCGGCTTCCACGGCCTCGGCCCGGAAATCGTCGGCCACGGATTTGGAGTTTTTCTCCAGAAAACGCACGGTCGCGCCGAGGCGGGCAAGGAGCTTCGCCGCGGCGCGGCCCGAAGACCCGGCCCCGACGACGACGGCCGTGTGTCCGCGCAGTTGATCACTATGGAGCATGTCACGCATCGAAAATCGCCTACCGCAGTTTAAGGGTGGACAGCCCCACCAGGGCGAGCAGGATGGACAGTATCCAGAACCGGATGATGATCTTCGATTCCGGCACACCCATCAGCTCGAAGTGGTGATGCAGCGGAGCCATGCGGAAAATCCGCTTGCCGCCCGTCATCTTGAAGTAGCCCACCTGCAAAATGACCGAGACAGTCTCGGCCACGTACAATCCGCCGACCACCATGAGCAGGAGTTCCTGTTTGCACAGCACGGCGAGAAACCCGAGCGCCCCGCCGAGCGACAGCGACCCCACGTCGCCCATGAAAACCTGGGCCGGATAGGCGTTGAACCACAAAAAACCGAGCCCCGCCCCGACCATGGCCCCGCAAAAAACCGTGACCTCGCCCACACCGGAAACAGGCATGACTTGCAGGTAGCGCGCCATCTGGGCGTGGCCGGCCACGTAGACGAACAGCGCGAACATGGCGGCGTTGACGATCATGGGGCCGATGGCCAGGCCGTCCAGGCCGTCGGTCAGGTTGACGGCGTTGCTCGCCGCCACCATGACCAGCATGGCGAAGGGAAAATAGAAGAGCCCGAGGTCGGGGTTTACGTGCTTGAAAAAGGGCACGGCCAGCCGGGTGGAATATTCGGGATCGGACAGGAGCACGGCCGCGGCCAGTCCCGAAATAATCAGCTGCCCCAGGAGCTTGGCCTTGGGCGAAAGCCCCTTGTTGCGCTTTTTGACCACCTTGGCATGGTCGTCGATAAAGCCCAGGACGCCGAAGCCCAGGTACACGAAAATTGTCATCCAGACGTATTCGTTGGCCAGATCGCCCCAGAGCAGGACGCTGACCAGGATGCAAAAGGCGATGAGCAGTCCGCCCATGGTCGGGGTGCCGGCCTTGCGCTGGTGGGCGGCCACGTCCTCGTGGATGTACTGGCCGTACTTGAGGCGGGTCAGCCAGCGGATAAAGCGCGGTCCGAACACGATGGAAAGGACCAGGGAAGTGAGCAGCGCCGCGATCGACCGGAACGTGATGTAACGGAAGACGTTCAGGGCGCTTATATGCGCCGCCAGCGGCACCAGCAGGTAATAGATCATGCCTTGGGGTCCTTTTGGATGCTCTGGGTGAAGGCGGCCAGATACTCCTCCATACGCATGGACCGTGAACCTTTGAACAGGAATACACCGCCGCGCAGTTCCATGGTGGCCAGCATGTCGCAAAAGGCGCCCGGGGTGTCGGCCACGGCAAACCGGCCGGCATAACCGCCCCGAGTCAGCCCTTCGCCCACGGCGTCGGCATGGGCGCCGTGGTAAAATACGGCCTGGGCGCCGCTGGCCGCGGCGGCCTCGCCGAGCTTCGCGTGCTCGGCCTCGGCATGGACGCCCATCTCGCGCATCTCGCCAAGGACCAGCACCAGCGGCTTGCCCTGGGCGGCCTCCACGGCGGCGGCGATGGCCCGGCGCATGGACAGCGGATTGGCGTTATAGGTGTCGTCGATGATGGTGTAGCAGCCCTGCCGGCGGCAATAGAACCGCTGCTCGGGCATGACCGCCGTTTCGAGCCCGGCGGCGATCTGCTTTTCCCCGGCCCCGAGGATATGGGCGGCGGCGGCGGCGGCCAGGATGTTCTCGGCGAAATGGCCGCCGGTCAGCGGCGTTTCGACTTCCATCTCCAGCTCGCCGAGCTTGAGAAAAAACCGGCCCCGGCCCTCGGCCAGCGCGCCCAGATATTTGGCACGGTACGGCGCGGACTGCCCCTTGCCCTGCCCCTTGGTGGAAAGCCCCCGTACGCGCGGGAAAACGGCCAGGGCCGCCTCCCACAGTTCGGGATAGTCCATGGAGGCCAGGGCCACGCCACCAGGGCGCAGGTATTTGAAAAGCTTCGTCTTCTCGGCCGCGACACCAGCCACGTCGCCAAGGGCCTCCAGATGGGCCGGCCCGACATTGTGGATCACGGCCACGTCGGGCTCGGCGATGGCGGCCAGGGGCTCCATCTCGCCGGGCCGCGAGATGCCAAGTTCCATGACCCAATACGCGTCCTTGTCGGAGGCTTCGAGCATGGACAGCGGCAGGCCGATACGGTTGTTGTAATTCTTGTAGTTTTTCGCCGTAGGGCCAAGCTTGCCCAAAATGGCGGCAGTGAGCTCCTTGACCGTGGTCTTGCCGGCCGAGCCGGTCACGCCCACAAGCCTGGCCCCGACCTGCTTGCGCCAGGCCTGGGCGAGCATGCCCAGGGCGGCCACGGTGTCGCGCACCAACAGCACCGGCGTGCCGTCGGGCAACCCGGTAAGGGGCCTGTCGGCCAAAACGGCGGCAGCGCCCTTGCCCACGGCCTCGGCGGCGAAATTGTGGCCGTCGAAGCGTTCGCCGGGCACGCACACGAACAGGCAGCCGGGAATGACGGCCCGGCTGTCGATACGCACGGCCTCGATGATGGGATTGCCGCGTTCACCCACGTCGCCGACGGCCCTGGTGGCCGCGAGGATATCGGACAAGGTCATGCGCATCCGGTAAGCTCCCTGACCACGGCGGCGTCGGAAAACGGGTGCTTCACGTCGCCGATCTGCTGATAGGTTTCGTGTCCCTTGCCGGCGATCACCAGCACGTCCTCGTGTCGCATGGCGTCAAGGGCCAGGACGATGGCCCGACGCCGGTCGGGTTCGATGATGGCCTTGCGCGCTCCGGACAGCCCGGGCTTGGCGTCCGCGATAATGGCCAGCGGGTCCTCGTGCCGGGGATTGTCCGAGGTGAGGACAGCCACGTCGGCCCAGCGGGATACGGCTTCGGCCATGCGCGGACGCTTGGTGCGGTCGCGGTCGCCGCCGCAGCCGAACACGGCGAAAAGCCGGCCGGCGGTGAATTCCCTGGCCGCGCCGAGCACGTTTTCCAGGGCGTCCGGCGTGTGGGCGTAATCGACGAAAACGGTCAGCCCGGCGGGATTGGGAATGCGCTCGAGGCGTCCCGGCGCGCCGTGGCAATCGGCCAGGGCCCCGAAGGTCTCGTAGGGCAGGCCGAGGGTCAGGGCCGTGCCCATG
Proteins encoded in this window:
- the murG gene encoding undecaprenyldiphospho-muramoylpentapeptide beta-N-acetylglucosaminyltransferase is translated as MTRIVLTTGGTGGHIFPALAVAEALQAARPDVGILFVGGAGPEGRLATQAGLSFVGLPAKGVFGRGLRALAAPVWMARAFGMAIRVLRQWRPDVVAGFGGYAGFVPVAAAKLLGLPTVIHEQNSVPGVTNKILGRFVDAVCITYPDEARVFPPQKTKLLGNPIRGGIAAGEAARREGGERHLLVLGGSQGARAVNDAVIDILPRLLAAGVSVRLQAGRVDFDRVGERVAAILANRPQGEERGGVVIENFIEDMAEAYAWADLVLARAGATTLAEVTAAGKPSLLIPFPFATHDHQSVNAAFLARAGAAGVIAQADLPNRDLAAEVTGLLGDPDRLARMGAAASAAAMPDAASRIAAVLLDLAGRKGGAK
- the ftsW gene encoding putative lipid II flippase FtsW, which translates into the protein MSRLRVATAENAKTGAFDLWLLGATLMLAGLGLVMVFSSSGVMAERLNGNRYFFFQRQALFALVSFGLMCICAYMPRKVLHGPVYLWLFAIIFLLILTLVPPFSVRAGGARRWMHLGPATLQPMELAKVVLVMYLAYFFSQKQQMVRSFSVGFIPPVIVTGFLGLILLLQPDFGGAVFLGMLFFLMSLVGGTRLTYLAVSMLFGVGAMGLLIASSPYRFKRWFAFLDPFKDPQNVGYQLVQSFYAFGSGGITGVGFGAGKQKLFYLPEAHNDFIMAVLGEELGFIGISIVFICIGILLWRAFRVALAQDDLRDRFTAYGMTLVLALGFVLNLAVVLGCVPPKGVAMPFLSYGGSNLLSCFICVGILLNLSRSSRT
- the murD gene encoding UDP-N-acetylmuramoyl-L-alanine--D-glutamate ligase: MRDMLHSDQLRGHTAVVVGAGSSGRAAAKLLARLGATVRFLEKNSKSVADDFRAEAVEAGYDLRVGEHGPADFAGADMVVLSPGIRAAGLADCLAACPGAQVLSELELASWFVTEPIVAVTGSNGKTTTVMLVSHLLEAAGRKVFTGGNIGTPLSEYVLAGDPADVVVLEVSSFQLQLVKSFRPKVAVLLNFSPNHLDWHADLEEYLSAKLNIFAAQRPGDTAILPRDMRETLAGRSFTRADVTWFEPTGRFACPRLAGAHNQQNMEAAFLATQPFGVTEETAKVAFERFAPAPHRLQIIGEKGGVLFVDDSKATTVAAMEAALRSFDRPVRLLCGGVFKGGDLAALLPLLKERVAAVGLFGAGREVFEAAWAGQVPLFHEPTLGPAVRRLYAEARDGDVVLLSPATASFDLYDGYKARGRDFQDIFAGLPMTPAAAKEKP
- the mraY gene encoding phospho-N-acetylmuramoyl-pentapeptide-transferase, giving the protein MIYYLLVPLAAHISALNVFRYITFRSIAALLTSLVLSIVFGPRFIRWLTRLKYGQYIHEDVAAHQRKAGTPTMGGLLIAFCILVSVLLWGDLANEYVWMTIFVYLGFGVLGFIDDHAKVVKKRNKGLSPKAKLLGQLIISGLAAAVLLSDPEYSTRLAVPFFKHVNPDLGLFYFPFAMLVMVAASNAVNLTDGLDGLAIGPMIVNAAMFALFVYVAGHAQMARYLQVMPVSGVGEVTVFCGAMVGAGLGFLWFNAYPAQVFMGDVGSLSLGGALGFLAVLCKQELLLMVVGGLYVAETVSVILQVGYFKMTGGKRIFRMAPLHHHFELMGVPESKIIIRFWILSILLALVGLSTLKLR
- a CDS encoding UDP-N-acetylmuramoyl-tripeptide--D-alanyl-D-alanine ligase: MRMTLSDILAATRAVGDVGERGNPIIEAVRIDSRAVIPGCLFVCVPGERFDGHNFAAEAVGKGAAAVLADRPLTGLPDGTPVLLVRDTVAALGMLAQAWRKQVGARLVGVTGSAGKTTVKELTAAILGKLGPTAKNYKNYNNRIGLPLSMLEASDKDAYWVMELGISRPGEMEPLAAIAEPDVAVIHNVGPAHLEALGDVAGVAAEKTKLFKYLRPGGVALASMDYPELWEAALAVFPRVRGLSTKGQGKGQSAPYRAKYLGALAEGRGRFFLKLGELEMEVETPLTGGHFAENILAAAAAAHILGAGEKQIAAGLETAVMPEQRFYCRRQGCYTIIDDTYNANPLSMRRAIAAAVEAAQGKPLVLVLGEMREMGVHAEAEHAKLGEAAAASGAQAVFYHGAHADAVGEGLTRGGYAGRFAVADTPGAFCDMLATMELRGGVFLFKGSRSMRMEEYLAAFTQSIQKDPKA